One genomic window of Deltaproteobacteria bacterium includes the following:
- a CDS encoding chloride channel protein encodes MKPFRQTAKDRSLKEQLRRLFRRYQLSDQTFLIVVAVVVGFLGGLGTILFEKMLEFFNWLFFEVFPHPLGNARWLIILIPALGGLFLAPLIRFFPAEAKSDGVPATMEAVALKRGIIKVRTFLIRTLASALTLGSGGSAGKEGPIIQIGASIGSAVGQFFRVSGDRMRVLVGCGAAAGLASIFNAPIAGVLFALEVVLGEFNIHIFSPIVISSVVATAVSRAWLIEGAALKLPPYHLFSYWEILLYAVLGICAGVVSVVFTRTLHGMEDLFEHHAPLKAHWKPIFGGLAVGMIGFFYPQILGCSYAPITQAIQGDFLWQTLVALLVLKVVGTAFTLGSGGSGGILYPSLFLGAMVGGALGDLFHTIFPQIVSSPGGYALVGMGAVLGAAVQAPMAAIMMVFELTNDYAIILPMMTACVLATVIHRRLMTHSIYTYSLVKRGIDISAGREMGILTSLKVKDIMSRDVPKIPGNLPYEEVLKHCLAGNRNYLYTIDEQDNLEGVISFQELKEFVYDDQLRHLVFARDLANRDVVYVTPDETLASSLNKFSSLDVEELPVVQSYDGQHRLEGIVTRSELMRIYRKEMGKRLLIN; translated from the coding sequence GGTTGCTGTGGTGGTAGGTTTTCTGGGAGGACTGGGGACGATTCTGTTTGAAAAGATGCTTGAGTTTTTCAACTGGCTGTTCTTTGAAGTTTTTCCTCATCCTCTTGGCAATGCCAGGTGGCTGATTATTCTGATACCAGCCCTCGGCGGTTTGTTTCTGGCGCCGCTCATTCGCTTCTTTCCTGCTGAGGCCAAGAGCGACGGTGTACCTGCCACCATGGAGGCAGTGGCTCTCAAGAGGGGCATTATCAAAGTGAGGACCTTCCTCATCAGAACCCTGGCCTCTGCTCTCACTCTAGGCTCAGGCGGCTCCGCCGGCAAGGAAGGGCCGATCATTCAGATTGGCGCCTCCATCGGTTCTGCAGTGGGCCAATTTTTCAGGGTCTCGGGTGACCGCATGCGGGTGCTGGTTGGCTGTGGCGCTGCTGCAGGCCTGGCTTCCATTTTCAATGCGCCCATTGCCGGCGTACTCTTTGCCCTGGAAGTGGTGCTGGGAGAATTCAACATCCATATCTTCAGCCCCATAGTCATATCATCCGTAGTGGCCACGGCGGTGAGTCGGGCCTGGCTCATTGAAGGCGCGGCATTGAAGCTGCCCCCCTACCATCTTTTCAGCTACTGGGAAATTCTTCTCTATGCGGTTCTGGGGATCTGCGCTGGCGTGGTATCTGTCGTTTTCACCCGTACTCTCCATGGCATGGAAGATCTCTTTGAACACCACGCCCCTCTGAAAGCTCATTGGAAGCCTATTTTCGGCGGTTTGGCAGTGGGCATGATCGGCTTTTTCTATCCACAGATTCTCGGCTGCTCCTATGCTCCCATTACCCAGGCGATCCAGGGAGATTTTCTCTGGCAGACGCTGGTAGCACTTCTGGTGCTCAAGGTGGTGGGCACGGCCTTCACCCTCGGTTCTGGCGGCTCGGGCGGCATCCTGTATCCCAGTCTGTTTCTGGGAGCCATGGTGGGTGGCGCCCTGGGGGATCTGTTTCACACAATCTTTCCCCAGATAGTTTCTTCTCCAGGCGGCTACGCCCTGGTAGGCATGGGTGCGGTGCTCGGGGCTGCCGTGCAGGCACCCATGGCCGCAATCATGATGGTTTTTGAACTGACAAATGACTATGCTATTATTCTGCCGATGATGACCGCCTGCGTGCTGGCCACGGTCATTCATCGACGGCTCATGACTCACTCCATCTACACCTACAGCCTGGTGAAGCGGGGCATCGATATATCTGCTGGCAGGGAAATGGGGATTCTCACTTCGCTCAAAGTGAAAGACATCATGAGCCGGGATGTGCCCAAGATTCCTGGAAATCTTCCCTATGAAGAAGTGCTGAAACACTGTCTGGCCGGCAACCGCAACTACCTGTACACTATTGACGAGCAGGACAATCTGGAGGGCGTAATCTCTTTCCAGGAACTGAAGGAGTTTGTCTACGACGATCAATTGCGCCACCTGGTGTTTGCGCGTGACTTGGCCAATCGCGACGTGGTCTACGTGACGCCGGATGAAACTCTGGCCTCATCCCTGAACAAGTTCAGTTCTCTCGATGTGGAGGAGCTGCCGGTGGTGCAGAGCTACGACGGCCAGCACCGTCTCGAGGGTATTGTCACCAGGAGCGAACTCATGAGGATTTATCGAAAGGAAATGGGCAAACGGCTGCTTATCAACTGA
- a CDS encoding universal stress protein, producing the protein MKVLVAVDQDLESRLALRYACHLLEHFDASVDAIHVRKDVSEVILADFEVPFLKTDRQAKLEEDTREVEQAISDACEICLAGKVPCTPRILTAAEPAEVIIKEARAGDYDLLVLGCHRVSAIKGMLLGQVHTQVINSCQRPVLIVRELRHINRVLVAYSGSSCDDQALHFIAPLLARKRPHITVMHVQDTELGESDEFSQACLRKGESLLKNLEHEPETKSVAGDVVDEIIREINLGNHDLVVVGAQGLGKTGYLNILSDRSLQIIRRTTRPVLLYRQKRV; encoded by the coding sequence ATGAAAGTTCTTGTTGCTGTAGACCAGGATCTCGAGTCTCGGCTTGCCCTCAGATATGCCTGTCATCTGCTAGAGCACTTCGATGCCAGTGTGGATGCCATCCATGTGAGGAAAGACGTTTCAGAGGTCATCTTGGCAGACTTTGAGGTGCCCTTCCTGAAAACTGATCGACAGGCCAAGCTAGAAGAAGATACCAGGGAGGTGGAACAGGCTATCAGCGATGCCTGTGAGATCTGTCTGGCAGGCAAAGTCCCCTGCACTCCCAGGATACTCACGGCAGCCGAGCCCGCAGAGGTCATTATCAAAGAGGCCAGGGCAGGCGATTACGATTTGCTGGTGCTTGGCTGCCATCGGGTCTCAGCTATCAAAGGGATGCTGCTCGGTCAGGTTCATACTCAGGTGATCAACAGTTGCCAGCGGCCAGTGCTCATCGTCAGAGAGCTGCGCCATATCAATCGGGTGCTGGTGGCTTATTCGGGCTCCTCCTGCGACGATCAGGCACTGCATTTTATTGCACCGCTGCTGGCCAGGAAAAGGCCGCACATCACTGTCATGCATGTGCAGGATACAGAACTTGGTGAAAGCGACGAATTCAGCCAGGCCTGCTTGCGCAAAGGAGAGTCGCTTCTGAAGAACCTGGAACATGAGCCAGAGACCAAGTCGGTGGCCGGTGACGTGGTGGATGAAATCATCAGGGAGATTAACCTGGGCAACCATGACCTGGTGGTGGTTGGCGCCCAGGGACTTGGCAAGACCGGCTACTTGAACATCCTGAGTGACAGGTCTCTGCAGATAATCCGCCGCACTACCAGACCGGTGCTCCTCTACAGACAGAAGAGAGTCTGA
- a CDS encoding sulfite exporter TauE/SafE family protein, with protein sequence MCRTASRMLMIKALLLYHFIASTPVWAATEQVIPTPEHPWWFWPLILLVFCFVLGILAVLAGVGGGVLYVPLVSGFFPFHLDFVRGTGLLVALAGALAAGPGLLRRNFANLRLALPVALVASACAIAGALLGLALPTNIVQMALGATIIFIAALLTFSKNVEKPEVKKQDGIGAALKMAGAYFDPSTGETIEWKTHRTLSGLILFILIGVMAGMFGLGAGWANVPVLNLLMGAPLKVAVGTSKFLLSITDTSAAWIYLNKGCVIPLMAVPSIVGLMLGSFVGVRILAVAKPKVIRYIVIGVLLFAGVKAFMKGLGV encoded by the coding sequence ATGTGTCGTACTGCCAGCAGAATGTTGATGATCAAGGCGCTACTCCTGTACCATTTCATAGCGAGCACTCCTGTGTGGGCAGCTACCGAGCAGGTCATTCCTACCCCTGAGCACCCCTGGTGGTTCTGGCCCCTGATTCTTCTGGTGTTTTGTTTTGTTCTGGGCATCCTGGCGGTGCTGGCCGGCGTTGGTGGTGGGGTGCTCTATGTGCCCCTGGTGAGCGGCTTTTTCCCTTTCCACCTGGATTTCGTCCGGGGTACAGGCTTGCTGGTAGCCCTGGCAGGAGCTCTTGCTGCCGGGCCGGGCCTGCTGCGGCGCAACTTTGCCAATCTGCGGCTGGCGCTGCCAGTGGCCTTGGTTGCCTCTGCTTGTGCCATTGCCGGCGCGCTCCTGGGTTTGGCGCTGCCCACCAATATTGTCCAGATGGCTCTGGGGGCGACTATTATTTTCATTGCGGCCCTGCTGACCTTTTCCAAGAATGTCGAGAAACCCGAGGTCAAGAAACAGGACGGCATTGGCGCGGCCCTGAAAATGGCGGGCGCCTACTTTGACCCCTCCACAGGCGAGACCATAGAGTGGAAGACGCACCGGACGCTCTCCGGTCTCATACTTTTTATCCTGATTGGTGTTATGGCAGGCATGTTCGGCCTGGGAGCTGGCTGGGCCAATGTGCCAGTGCTCAATCTCCTTATGGGAGCGCCGCTCAAGGTGGCGGTGGGCACCAGCAAATTTCTTCTTTCTATTACAGATACCTCGGCTGCCTGGATCTACCTGAACAAGGGCTGCGTCATACCTCTCATGGCAGTACCCTCCATTGTGGGTCTCATGCTAGGCTCCTTCGTGGGGGTGAGGATCCTGGCGGTGGCCAAACCAAAGGTCATCCGTTACATTGTGATTGGCGTGCTGCTCTTTGCTGGGGTCAAGGCTTTTATGAAGGGCCTGGGCGTCTAA
- a CDS encoding DUF1634 domain-containing protein encodes MTEKIPKASPEQITYANLLFYGSWTAIAILLITYLIYVSGMVSTYVSMHDLAYYWTKPVHEYVQEANIPLGWGWVTLLGKGDFLNFIGIVLLAGMTIVCFLTLLPTYIKQKDTPFVIIVTLEVLVLCLGASGLLGAGGH; translated from the coding sequence ATGACTGAAAAGATACCGAAGGCGTCACCGGAGCAAATAACCTATGCCAACCTGCTCTTTTATGGCTCGTGGACTGCCATAGCTATTTTGCTGATCACCTACCTGATATACGTCAGTGGCATGGTCTCAACATACGTTTCCATGCATGATCTGGCATATTACTGGACGAAGCCCGTGCACGAGTACGTGCAGGAGGCCAATATTCCCCTGGGCTGGGGCTGGGTCACCCTGCTGGGCAAGGGCGATTTTCTCAACTTTATTGGCATCGTGCTCCTGGCGGGCATGACCATAGTCTGTTTTCTCACTCTGCTGCCTACCTATATCAAGCAGAAGGACACTCCTTTTGTCATCATTGTTACGCTGGAGGTGCTGGTGCTCTGCCTGGGCGCCTCTGGTCTTCTCGGGGCGGGCGGCCACTAG
- a CDS encoding CoA activase produces MTEFESLKKNVGKFSLIGKRLLLPEMNRAGSVLLAATLRSFGIDARVMETYKGLDLGKKFTSGKECFPCQVTLGDVLYYLEKERQRLGERFRAENYLYFMAEAGGPCRFGMYNKLHRIILDSLDGFSNTRIASITSKDSYALGGLLPQPLRANFRRSAYVAIVIGDVLDRSLWHMRPYEREPGVAEEFFEEALRTMADSLEIHGRSKNFSAILADLEAVARRAALLIDTTLPPRPLIGMVGEIYLRSHRASNQDIIKLLEQHGGEVVNASIAEWVNYISYDRMQKAARDLSLAIRQRDMAACRKHVKRWLRNRAELTYQYLRQTQVYRTVMKHLHIHADHKIGPLERQLDNDRLYSFQVGTEAGLSIGGALEYCLAGFDGIVNVFPFTCMPSTMCSAILKPLLDRLQIPYIDSAYDGTFQPNREAIIRTFMYQAAQHQKQRLAGKAARHN; encoded by the coding sequence ATGACCGAGTTCGAATCCTTGAAAAAGAACGTGGGAAAGTTCAGCTTGATCGGCAAGCGACTGCTTCTCCCAGAAATGAACAGGGCGGGCAGCGTTCTCCTTGCCGCCACCCTGAGGAGTTTCGGCATTGATGCCCGGGTAATGGAGACCTACAAAGGATTGGACCTGGGCAAGAAGTTCACCTCTGGCAAGGAGTGCTTTCCCTGCCAGGTAACTCTTGGCGATGTGCTCTATTATCTGGAAAAAGAACGGCAAAGACTTGGAGAACGCTTCAGAGCGGAAAACTACCTGTATTTTATGGCTGAGGCCGGCGGGCCCTGCCGTTTTGGCATGTACAACAAGCTGCACCGCATCATCCTGGACTCTCTAGACGGCTTCAGCAACACTCGCATCGCCTCCATCACCAGCAAAGACTCCTATGCCCTCGGCGGCTTGCTCCCCCAACCGTTGAGAGCGAATTTTCGCAGGAGCGCCTACGTGGCCATTGTGATCGGCGACGTTCTGGATCGATCTCTCTGGCACATGCGGCCATATGAGAGGGAGCCGGGTGTGGCGGAAGAATTCTTCGAAGAGGCTCTGCGCACCATGGCTGACAGCCTGGAAATTCACGGCCGCAGCAAGAATTTCAGCGCTATTCTGGCAGATCTCGAGGCAGTAGCCCGCAGGGCAGCGCTGCTCATCGACACGACTCTGCCTCCCAGACCATTGATCGGCATGGTAGGAGAAATTTATCTGCGCAGTCACAGAGCCTCCAACCAGGACATCATCAAGCTCCTGGAACAACATGGGGGGGAGGTGGTCAATGCCTCCATTGCTGAATGGGTAAATTACATATCTTATGACAGGATGCAAAAAGCAGCCCGAGACCTCAGCCTGGCAATCAGACAACGGGATATGGCAGCCTGCAGAAAGCACGTGAAACGGTGGCTGCGCAACCGGGCCGAGCTCACCTACCAGTACCTGCGGCAGACCCAGGTATACCGCACAGTCATGAAGCATCTTCATATCCATGCGGACCACAAGATAGGTCCTCTGGAACGGCAGCTGGACAACGATCGACTCTACTCTTTCCAGGTGGGAACTGAGGCTGGTTTGAGCATCGGCGGCGCCTTGGAATACTGCCTGGCGGGCTTTGACGGCATCGTAAACGTCTTTCCCTTCACCTGCATGCCGAGCACCATGTGTTCGGCGATCTTGAAGCCCCTGCTGGACCGCCTGCAGATCCCTTACATAGATTCTGCCTACGACGGTACTTTTCAACCCAACAGAGAGGCAATAATCCGCACCTTCATGTATCAGGCGGCCCAGCACCAGAAGCAGAGGCTGGCTGGCAAAGCTGCCCGGCACAACTGA
- a CDS encoding CoA activase: MYTVGVDIGSVSINCVVLDDQQNIIYEFPYHRHFGRFVPQTLEVFTALYDRFPPERIDRVAFTGNHGKIIAERLGAVYEYESITQVLGVLRLVPEAASIISMGGQDAALYQLSHADGQWYLKSFAMNGPCAAGTGSFIDQQAERLSSSFYQEEVNFSAEHIEKILDDFINLGQQSSSPAPVACRCTVFTKSDMIHLQNKGESLANIIAGLHQGNAANYVSTIVANHQLEDPVVFIGGVASNKLQVEAFRKYFPELIVPPHHTSIGALGAAIFAQQQEQDRPIDLEMLKEMVGEASASFPRAPVLRLQRTTFTDNVVIPRRTQPPRTKLQVYLGIDIGSTTTKTVLMDVNSNIIHKQYVQTQGKPIEVAQRLLAGIQEEFGDSLEFLGTATTGSGRHVVGDFVNADLIIDEITAHARAAVHWDPLVDTVFEIGGQDSKYIWIQNGNPLDFDMNKVCAAGTGSFLHELSNKLGINIVKEFQEIALSSRNPIHLAERCTVFMESDLVSYAQKGASLEDLIAGLCYAIVYNYLNRVVGKRRIGARVMFLGGPSLNKGIVAAFENVLHQEIIMPEHREVLGAHGAALAVMEQLSILGRVSRFPGLQVLTSGSISFRETICRADKKCHNECKLKIYNFGGRKSIWGGECGRYELTREKKETEKNWFSERERLFLDYLASSTEDLAELEAGGAARGKRLEILDGKPTVGMPRALHFLHYSVLWSHFWQKLGYSTILSPRTNEHIGLAGIEAMTAETCYPIKVFHGHVRALLAKTRYLFLPTLINMPVAQSGETGFFCPLVQGSQYMVTAALDIAADRLLSPILYLNDPLESVILDLYRSLNKTLAVSKLQVDRAFREAWEIQTAFQSALVTLGRDFFSALQPEDPWVVVSGRPYNLYDERLNLRLGHNLARLGIKAIPQDFLDTSNTALTDFPDMYWGLGAQILRTAKLIKDSACGYGIHLTNFSCGADSFLEHFYRHVMGAKPYLILELDEHSAVAGMVTRLEAFKNVIQNEHRQVLDSLKESKCRAS, encoded by the coding sequence ATGTATACGGTGGGAGTGGATATCGGTTCCGTGAGTATAAATTGTGTTGTTCTAGATGATCAACAGAACATCATCTATGAATTTCCCTATCACAGACATTTTGGCAGGTTCGTACCCCAGACTCTCGAGGTTTTTACCGCGCTCTATGATCGCTTCCCGCCCGAGCGCATCGACAGGGTCGCTTTTACCGGCAACCATGGCAAAATTATTGCCGAGCGGCTCGGGGCGGTTTACGAGTACGAATCCATAACCCAGGTCCTGGGAGTGCTGCGGCTGGTACCGGAGGCAGCCAGCATTATCAGCATGGGGGGCCAGGATGCAGCTCTGTACCAGCTGTCCCATGCAGACGGTCAATGGTACCTGAAATCATTTGCCATGAATGGCCCCTGCGCCGCTGGCACCGGCTCATTTATCGACCAGCAGGCCGAGCGCCTCTCCTCTTCATTTTATCAAGAGGAAGTGAACTTCTCCGCGGAGCACATCGAAAAAATCCTCGACGACTTTATCAATCTCGGGCAGCAGAGCAGCAGCCCGGCGCCGGTAGCTTGCCGCTGCACCGTCTTTACCAAGTCGGACATGATCCATCTACAAAACAAGGGCGAGTCGCTGGCCAATATCATTGCCGGCCTCCATCAGGGCAATGCGGCCAACTATGTCAGCACCATCGTTGCCAACCACCAGCTCGAGGACCCCGTGGTCTTTATTGGCGGGGTTGCCAGCAACAAGCTTCAGGTTGAAGCCTTCCGCAAGTATTTTCCAGAGCTCATAGTTCCCCCACACCACACTTCCATCGGTGCTCTGGGAGCAGCCATCTTCGCTCAGCAGCAAGAGCAAGACAGGCCAATCGACCTCGAGATGCTCAAAGAAATGGTGGGTGAAGCAAGCGCCAGCTTTCCCAGAGCGCCCGTGCTGCGGCTGCAACGCACAACCTTTACGGACAATGTGGTAATCCCCAGACGGACCCAGCCGCCTCGGACCAAGCTCCAGGTTTATCTCGGCATAGATATCGGCTCCACCACCACCAAGACAGTGTTGATGGATGTTAACAGCAATATAATCCACAAGCAGTACGTCCAGACGCAGGGGAAACCAATCGAGGTGGCTCAGAGACTGCTCGCTGGGATACAGGAGGAGTTTGGCGACAGTCTGGAATTCCTGGGTACGGCCACCACAGGTTCTGGCCGGCATGTGGTGGGCGATTTTGTCAATGCCGATCTCATCATCGATGAAATCACGGCGCACGCGCGCGCCGCAGTGCACTGGGATCCCCTGGTGGACACGGTCTTCGAAATCGGCGGCCAGGACTCCAAATACATCTGGATTCAGAACGGCAATCCTCTTGACTTTGACATGAACAAAGTCTGTGCTGCCGGAACCGGCAGCTTCCTGCACGAATTGTCCAACAAACTTGGCATCAATATTGTGAAAGAATTCCAGGAGATAGCTCTCTCATCCCGCAATCCTATTCACCTTGCCGAACGGTGCACCGTATTCATGGAGTCTGATCTGGTTTCCTATGCCCAGAAGGGGGCCAGTCTTGAGGATCTCATTGCCGGCCTCTGCTACGCAATTGTCTATAACTACTTGAATCGAGTGGTGGGCAAGCGGCGCATCGGCGCTCGGGTAATGTTTCTGGGCGGTCCCTCACTGAATAAAGGAATCGTGGCAGCCTTCGAGAATGTGCTCCATCAGGAAATCATCATGCCTGAACACCGTGAAGTCCTCGGGGCCCACGGCGCTGCCCTGGCCGTAATGGAGCAGCTGTCGATCCTCGGCAGGGTGAGCAGATTCCCCGGACTGCAGGTTCTCACTTCAGGCTCGATCTCCTTCAGGGAAACAATCTGCCGGGCCGACAAGAAGTGCCACAACGAGTGCAAGCTGAAAATCTACAATTTCGGCGGCCGAAAGAGCATCTGGGGAGGCGAGTGCGGACGCTACGAATTGACCAGGGAGAAAAAGGAGACTGAAAAGAACTGGTTCTCTGAACGTGAACGGTTGTTCCTGGACTACCTGGCATCCTCGACTGAAGACCTGGCTGAACTGGAGGCAGGTGGAGCCGCAAGGGGAAAACGCCTGGAAATCCTGGACGGCAAACCCACTGTGGGCATGCCGCGGGCGCTTCACTTTCTGCACTACAGCGTCCTCTGGAGCCACTTCTGGCAAAAGCTCGGCTACAGCACGATTCTGTCGCCCAGGACCAATGAACACATAGGCCTGGCAGGAATCGAGGCAATGACAGCCGAGACCTGTTATCCCATCAAGGTCTTCCACGGCCATGTGCGAGCCCTGTTAGCCAAAACGCGCTACCTTTTTCTTCCCACCCTTATCAACATGCCGGTGGCCCAGTCTGGGGAAACCGGCTTCTTCTGTCCCCTGGTGCAAGGCAGTCAATACATGGTCACTGCTGCCCTGGACATTGCCGCTGACAGGCTGCTCTCCCCCATACTGTACTTGAATGATCCTCTGGAAAGCGTAATCCTGGACCTCTATCGCAGCTTGAACAAGACTCTGGCGGTGAGCAAGCTTCAGGTGGATCGCGCCTTTCGCGAGGCCTGGGAGATCCAGACAGCCTTCCAGAGCGCTCTGGTCACCCTGGGGCGGGATTTCTTCTCCGCGCTCCAACCTGAAGATCCTTGGGTGGTGGTGAGCGGCCGTCCTTACAACTTATATGACGAGCGACTCAACTTGCGCCTTGGCCACAATCTAGCCAGGCTCGGCATCAAGGCCATCCCGCAAGACTTTCTCGATACCAGCAACACCGCGCTCACAGACTTTCCGGACATGTACTGGGGGCTCGGCGCGCAGATCCTCCGCACGGCAAAGCTGATCAAAGACAGTGCTTGCGGCTATGGTATACATCTCACCAATTTCAGCTGCGGTGCTGACTCATTCTTGGAGCACTTTTACCGCCACGTCATGGGAGCAAAACCGTATCTGATTCTCGAACTGGATGAACACAGCGCGGTTGCCGGCATGGTCACCCGTCTGGAGGCATTCAAGAACGTCATCCAGAACGAACACCGGCAGGTCCTCGACAGCTTGAAGGAGAGCAAGTGTAGAGCATCGTGA
- a CDS encoding MerR family transcriptional regulator encodes MDNYKALYPIGIVAELLHIHPRTLRIYEREGLIKPARRSGKRYYSNNDVQWLKCLRKLIHEDGLNIAGIKKLLTLASCWEIRRCSEEERKNCPAVLDFPVPCWELKPKACAKKGMECPECEVFLTKKQQLMKHNCGEEPLLETT; translated from the coding sequence ATGGACAACTACAAGGCACTGTACCCCATTGGCATCGTGGCAGAACTGCTGCACATTCATCCCAGGACCTTGAGGATTTATGAACGGGAAGGCCTGATCAAACCAGCACGCCGCAGCGGCAAGCGCTACTACTCCAACAATGACGTGCAGTGGCTCAAATGTCTGCGCAAGCTCATTCACGAGGACGGCCTCAACATAGCTGGGATCAAGAAACTGCTCACTCTTGCCAGCTGCTGGGAAATCAGGCGCTGCTCCGAAGAGGAAAGGAAGAACTGCCCGGCAGTACTGGACTTTCCTGTGCCGTGTTGGGAATTGAAACCAAAAGCATGTGCCAAGAAAGGGATGGAGTGCCCCGAGTGCGAGGTCTTCCTGACCAAAAAGCAGCAGCTGATGAAGCACAACTGTGGCGAAGAGCCCCTTCTGGAGACCACTTGA
- the ilvD gene encoding dihydroxy-acid dehydratase translates to MRSDVMKKGLEKAPHRSLFKAMGLTDAEIARPMIGIANSANEIIPGHIHLDKIAEAVKAGVRLAGGTPIEFSTIGVCDGIAMNHEGMKYSLCSRELIADTLEVMARAHPFDGLVVIPNCDKVVPGMLMAMLRLDIPALAISGGPMLSGRRLGKPVDLITVFEGVGGVRSGKISEEELAELEDCACPGCGSCAGMFTANSMNCLTEAIGLALPGNGTIPAVSAARYRLAKQAGMQIMHLVEKDITPRQIATTEAFENAIAVDMALGCSTNTVLHVPAIAHEAGITLDLDLFNQVSDRVPHLCSLSPAGPHHLEDLDTAGGVQGVMATLAAEKLIQMEALTVTGKTVAENLQAARVLDQEVIRPIDRAYHREGGIAILFGNLAPEGAVVKQVAVAPEMMVNTGTARVYDSEEEAVAAILGGSINKGDVVVIRYEGPKGGPGMREMLTPTSAIVGMGLDKDVALLTDGRFSGGTQGAAIGHISPEAAEGGLLGLVEEGDRIEINIPARRLELKVSEEEIGRRRQNWRPPEPRIKEGYAYRYSRMVTSGARGAVFKNDI, encoded by the coding sequence ATGCGCAGTGATGTGATGAAAAAAGGACTTGAAAAGGCGCCGCATCGATCACTTTTCAAGGCCATGGGTCTGACAGATGCAGAAATTGCCCGTCCCATGATTGGTATTGCCAATTCCGCCAATGAAATCATTCCGGGGCACATTCATCTCGACAAGATTGCCGAAGCAGTGAAGGCAGGGGTGCGCCTGGCAGGCGGCACGCCCATAGAATTCAGCACAATCGGCGTCTGTGACGGCATAGCCATGAACCACGAGGGCATGAAATATTCCCTGTGCAGTCGTGAACTGATTGCCGATACCCTGGAGGTAATGGCCAGGGCTCATCCTTTCGATGGGTTGGTGGTCATTCCCAATTGCGACAAGGTGGTGCCCGGCATGTTGATGGCCATGCTGCGCCTGGACATCCCCGCCCTTGCCATAAGCGGAGGTCCCATGCTGAGCGGCCGGCGGCTGGGCAAACCTGTTGATCTCATCACAGTGTTTGAAGGGGTAGGTGGCGTGAGATCAGGTAAAATCAGTGAAGAAGAACTGGCCGAACTGGAGGATTGCGCCTGTCCAGGGTGCGGCTCCTGCGCCGGCATGTTCACGGCCAACTCCATGAACTGCCTCACGGAAGCCATTGGCCTGGCTCTGCCTGGCAACGGCACCATCCCGGCGGTGTCCGCGGCTCGCTACAGATTGGCCAAGCAGGCGGGCATGCAAATAATGCACCTGGTAGAAAAGGACATTACCCCCAGGCAGATCGCCACCACTGAGGCTTTCGAGAACGCTATTGCCGTTGATATGGCGCTGGGGTGCTCCACCAACACCGTGCTGCACGTGCCGGCGATAGCCCACGAAGCTGGGATTACCCTGGATCTCGATCTCTTCAACCAGGTGAGTGATCGGGTGCCTCATCTCTGCAGTTTGAGTCCTGCGGGTCCTCATCATTTGGAAGATCTCGACACTGCAGGCGGAGTACAGGGAGTAATGGCTACCCTGGCGGCAGAGAAGCTGATTCAAATGGAAGCGCTGACAGTGACCGGCAAAACCGTGGCAGAGAACCTGCAGGCAGCGAGGGTGCTGGATCAAGAAGTTATTCGTCCCATAGACAGGGCCTACCACAGGGAGGGGGGCATTGCCATCCTGTTCGGCAACCTTGCTCCCGAGGGAGCCGTGGTGAAACAGGTGGCAGTAGCTCCCGAGATGATGGTGAATACAGGGACAGCCAGGGTGTACGATTCAGAAGAGGAGGCGGTGGCGGCAATTCTCGGCGGCAGCATCAACAAGGGTGATGTGGTGGTCATCAGATACGAGGGTCCCAAAGGGGGACCGGGCATGCGTGAGATGTTGACGCCCACCTCGGCTATTGTTGGCATGGGCCTCGACAAAGATGTTGCCCTGCTCACGGATGGCCGCTTTAGCGGCGGCACCCAGGGAGCGGCCATCGGCCACATCTCTCCGGAGGCGGCCGAAGGTGGCTTGCTCGGCCTGGTGGAGGAGGGCGACCGCATTGAGATCAACATCCCGGCCAGACGCCTGGAGCTCAAGGTCTCAGAGGAAGAGATTGGCCGTCGCCGGCAGAACTGGCGACCTCCTGAACCGAGGATAAAGGAAGGCTATGCCTATCGCTACAGCAGGATGGTCACTTCAGGGGCGAGGGGGGCAGTGTTCAAAAACGATATCTAG